One part of the Ranitomeya imitator isolate aRanImi1 chromosome 10, aRanImi1.pri, whole genome shotgun sequence genome encodes these proteins:
- the LOC138650847 gene encoding prostate stem cell antigen-like encodes MNIVTAALISVSALWSVLEVHSLQCYSCTDMKNNTECNQLPTVTCNSTSFCFTQVEKILVNNQKITKRCAQSSECNSGNYNVWLASKHTSCCTGNLCNEFANGKTNVTCNTFLVMAAVLALIFKNI; translated from the exons ATGAACATCGTCACTGCGGCTCTGATATCGGTGTCTGCGCTCTGGAGCGTCCTGGAAG TGCATTCTCTGCAGTGTTACTCCTGTACCGACATGAAAAACAACACTGAGTGCAACCAGCTCCCGACGGTCACCTGCAACTCCACCAGCTTTTGCTTCACACAAGTCGAGAAAATACTTG TAAATAATCAGAAGATAACGAAGAGATGCGCACAAAGCTCCGAATGCAACTCGGGAAACTACAACGTGTGGCTGGCGTCCAAGCACACGTCCTGTTGTACCGGAAACCTGTGCAATGAATTCGCCAATGGCAAGACCAATGTAACATGTAACACGTTCCTGGTGATGGCAGCAGTCCTGGCTCTTATCTTCAAGAACATTTAG